Proteins encoded by one window of Candidatus Obscuribacter sp.:
- a CDS encoding AAA family ATPase — translation MAKLILMVGIPGSGKSTLAKRIIAKGYHCMNADSIRQELYGEEDAQGNPEDVFKIFFERMEQAMQEEKNIVVDNTNLNPKHREQILERARKFNYSDVQLWLLDVPLEVCLERNRNRERAVADDIVTNMYMGLNKSGRPKRSEGKVVIIRPNQDGSDYLFFPQN, via the coding sequence ATGGCAAAATTGATTTTGATGGTAGGCATCCCGGGCTCGGGTAAATCGACATTAGCCAAACGCATCATCGCCAAGGGCTACCACTGCATGAACGCCGACTCTATCCGCCAGGAACTCTATGGCGAGGAGGACGCGCAGGGCAATCCCGAAGACGTATTTAAAATATTTTTTGAACGCATGGAACAAGCCATGCAAGAAGAAAAAAACATAGTAGTCGACAACACCAATCTCAACCCCAAGCATCGCGAACAAATTCTGGAGCGCGCCCGCAAATTTAACTACAGCGATGTGCAGCTCTGGCTCTTAGATGTGCCACTAGAAGTCTGCCTGGAACGCAATCGCAATAGGGAGCGGGCAGTGGCAGACGATATCGTCACCAATATGTATATGGGTCTCAACAAAAGCGGACGCCCCAAAAGAAGTGAGGGCAAAGTAGTGATTATCCGTCCCAATCAGGACGGCAGCGATTATTTGTTCTTCCCACAAAACTAA
- a CDS encoding aspartate carbamoyltransferase catalytic subunit yields the protein MTKTLSKEVAGDLISAFLAKEAGAKAWHARQHLLDTRDLTLGEVSSHLALTGHFKQVQAHRMPPLAILSRRTVATLFHENSTRTKSSFDLASRKVGATVLNLDIKTSSAAKGESLLDTATNLYSMGVDAIIMRHSEGGTQAKLALESNAAIKLQHGADARLSIINAGDGASAHPSQGLLDLYTMLETLDCLPKLQSDGTVANSLKADTLKGKKIAIIGDILHSRVARSNLWLLKNLGAQVHFAGPETLVPMDFAMPDYGATVHHQLDSAIADADFIISLRIQMERQEQGLISIDEYCARYRLDHETIKGAKPGVRILHPGPINRGTEITEALADDPKYSLILKQVTNGVLTRMSIVSLLLA from the coding sequence ATGACAAAGACATTATCAAAAGAAGTTGCCGGTGACCTCATCAGTGCCTTTTTGGCTAAGGAGGCGGGAGCAAAAGCCTGGCACGCCCGACAGCACCTCCTTGATACTAGAGATCTGACACTGGGCGAAGTCTCAAGCCATCTGGCATTGACTGGGCATTTCAAACAAGTCCAGGCCCACAGGATGCCACCACTGGCGATACTGTCAAGACGGACTGTAGCGACCCTTTTTCACGAAAACTCCACACGCACCAAAAGCTCATTTGACCTGGCCTCGCGCAAAGTCGGAGCGACAGTCCTTAATCTCGATATCAAAACATCATCGGCCGCCAAAGGCGAGAGTTTGCTGGACACAGCCACCAATCTATACTCTATGGGTGTGGATGCCATCATCATGCGCCACAGTGAGGGAGGCACTCAAGCCAAGCTAGCACTTGAGAGCAACGCCGCTATCAAACTACAGCACGGAGCAGACGCCCGACTCTCCATCATCAATGCCGGAGACGGAGCCAGCGCTCATCCATCACAGGGGCTGCTCGATCTCTACACCATGCTTGAGACGCTGGATTGTTTGCCCAAATTGCAAAGCGACGGAACAGTGGCAAACAGTCTCAAAGCCGATACTCTCAAAGGCAAAAAAATCGCCATCATAGGCGACATTTTGCATAGCCGCGTGGCTCGCTCCAATCTATGGCTGCTCAAAAACCTGGGAGCCCAAGTACATTTTGCCGGTCCAGAGACGCTTGTGCCGATGGACTTTGCCATGCCTGATTATGGCGCCACCGTGCACCACCAGCTGGATAGCGCCATTGCCGACGCGGACTTTATCATCTCTTTGCGCATCCAGATGGAGCGCCAGGAGCAGGGGCTAATCTCAATAGACGAGTATTGCGCTAGATACAGACTCGATCACGAGACAATCAAAGGCGCCAAGCCTGGTGTGCGCATCTTGCACCCGGGACCAATAAACCGCGGCACCGAAATCACCGAAGCCCTGGCAGACGATCCCAAATACAGTCTTATACTCAAGCAAGTTACAAATGGCGTATTGACTCGCATGTCGATTGTTTCTCTACTACTGGCGTAA
- a CDS encoding DUF393 domain-containing protein: protein MDMTTKYAPEALSFTIVCDERCSVVRSLACVLKVWDRQGAFTFVDRDSQSPRAARLIEDLDKSPWSLFLIDEAKDRYYGPDAIPMILKNLPFGKFACVFYILPGTMWLTRNLYVLISGFRQIFDKPRATA, encoded by the coding sequence ATGGACATGACAACAAAGTATGCCCCGGAAGCCCTTTCATTTACGATTGTCTGCGACGAGCGTTGCTCGGTGGTCAGATCGCTTGCTTGCGTCCTAAAAGTTTGGGACAGACAAGGTGCTTTTACCTTTGTGGATAGAGACTCACAAAGCCCACGTGCGGCACGCTTGATCGAGGACCTCGACAAGTCGCCCTGGTCGCTCTTTTTGATTGACGAGGCTAAGGATCGTTATTACGGACCAGATGCCATCCCGATGATCCTAAAAAACCTGCCTTTTGGCAAATTTGCCTGTGTCTTTTATATTTTGCCTGGCACCATGTGGCTCACTCGCAACCTCTATGTTTTGATATCAGGCTTTAGACAGATCTTTGATAAGCCGCGCGCTACGGCATAG
- a CDS encoding DUF1573 domain-containing protein, translating to MQLSDSQSPAHKSHLKRIGIVLAAILLLGAGVFVASRYRPLFRVDATTKDLGKVAEGEDLVATFAIYNDGLKPLKVFDVKTDCGCTDLSWQSKLIEPGQSTKLTVHIDTTMKQGAVTKQIRFKSNDSNYSFGALNMLVDVENMHTMMGEGGKAKIFTAEKCAHCHVDNGVGAFGKDLFEADCAMCHRRQAESKILVGPEIEKVEYKDAAQIRHMQEVISFGSKTHRSMPGFLAEAGGPLTKEQVDSIVDYLKLQKK from the coding sequence ATGCAATTATCGGACTCTCAAAGCCCTGCTCACAAAAGCCATTTAAAACGTATCGGTATTGTTTTGGCGGCGATTTTACTGCTCGGTGCTGGAGTTTTTGTGGCGTCGCGCTATAGACCGCTATTTAGAGTTGATGCTACCACCAAGGACTTGGGCAAAGTGGCTGAGGGCGAGGATCTGGTAGCTACTTTTGCAATTTACAATGACGGACTTAAGCCGCTAAAAGTCTTTGATGTCAAAACTGATTGTGGTTGTACTGATTTGTCCTGGCAGTCCAAATTAATTGAGCCTGGTCAGTCAACCAAGCTCACCGTGCATATTGACACCACAATGAAGCAAGGAGCAGTAACCAAACAAATACGCTTTAAGTCAAACGATAGCAATTATAGTTTTGGTGCACTCAATATGCTTGTTGATGTCGAGAACATGCACACCATGATGGGTGAAGGCGGTAAGGCTAAAATATTTACTGCTGAAAAATGCGCGCATTGTCATGTCGACAATGGAGTTGGTGCTTTTGGTAAAGACCTCTTTGAGGCTGATTGTGCCATGTGCCATCGGCGCCAGGCAGAAAGCAAAATACTTGTCGGTCCTGAAATCGAAAAAGTGGAGTATAAGGACGCCGCCCAAATCAGACACATGCAAGAGGTGATTAGCTTTGGCAGCAAAACCCACCGCTCCATGCCAGGCTTTTTAGCAGAGGCCGGAGGTCCTTTGACAAAGGAGCAAGTAGACTCTATCGTCGATTATCTAAAATTGCAAAAGAAGTAA
- a CDS encoding GNAT family N-acetyltransferase has product MRCACGVSNLQIQNLSAAVKEHKDVVKQVADLLLANFATPDGWPTIESALLEVQESLAPDRISRVALDDQGNVIGWIGGMQDYDGHVWELHPLVVCANSRGQGIGRALVLDLEDIARAMGGKTVMLGTDDLDCATSLGGVDLYTNLWTHIKDIKNLRRHPYEFYQKLGYSIVGVVPDANGPGKPDILMAKSLDKN; this is encoded by the coding sequence ATGAGGTGTGCCTGCGGCGTGAGCAACTTGCAAATCCAAAATTTGTCAGCGGCAGTCAAAGAGCATAAAGATGTAGTTAAGCAAGTAGCTGATTTACTCCTTGCTAATTTTGCTACTCCTGACGGCTGGCCTACAATCGAGTCGGCGCTGTTAGAGGTGCAGGAGTCTCTCGCCCCTGACCGCATCAGCCGAGTCGCCCTCGATGACCAAGGAAATGTTATTGGCTGGATCGGTGGCATGCAAGATTACGATGGTCATGTATGGGAGTTGCATCCCCTTGTGGTTTGCGCCAATAGTCGCGGTCAAGGTATTGGTCGTGCGCTTGTGCTTGATCTGGAGGACATCGCCAGAGCCATGGGTGGTAAGACAGTGATGCTGGGTACTGATGATCTGGACTGTGCCACCTCGCTAGGTGGCGTCGATTTGTACACCAATTTATGGACCCACATAAAAGATATAAAAAACCTGAGACGTCATCCCTATGAGTTTTATCAAAAACTCGGTTACTCAATTGTTGGGGTGGTGCCGGATGCCAACGGTCCTGGTAAGCCGGATATACTTATGGCTAAAAGCTTGGATAAAAACTAA